CGCCAACTGGGGTTTGATGACAATCTCCGGTTCCTCTTTTTCCAGACAATCGATGAGCTTTTCCATCGTGTTCAGCTTCATGTGGGGGCACTGGTTGCAGGAGCACCCTTCCAGATCGGGGCCGGGGATGAATTCCTTGTCGGGAGAAGCCTTTTTCATCTGATGGATGATTCCCTCCTCGGTCATCACGATGAACCTTTTTTTGGGCGACTCCTGTGTGAACTTTAATAACTGACTGGTCGAGCCGACAAATTCCGCATGGTTCAGGACCACCTCCTGACACTCCGGATGGGCGATGATGGCAGAGTCCGGATAACGCTCTTTCAGGCGGACCATCTCTTTGGCCGAAAACGACATATGGACAAAACAGTTGCCGGGAAAAAGGATCATCGGCCGCCCCAATTTTTTCATGATAAAACGGCCGAGGTGCTGGTCCGGCCCAAAAATTATTTGCTGATCAGCAGGGATCTGCCGGGCAATTTTCAGCGCATTAGATGAGGTGCAGATGACATCGCTTAACGCCTTTATTTCAAGACTCGAATTGACATAGGTCATGACAAATACCCCGGGATGTTTGGAGAGAAAATATTTGAAAATCTCCGGCGTGCAGGAATCGGCCAGCGAACAGCCGGCGTTAAGGTCGGGCAAGAGGATTTTTTTCCGGGGGTTAAGCACCTTGATCGTCTCGGCCATGAACTTCACCCCTGCCACGACCGCTATTTTGCACTTCTGCTTGTTGGCGTAGAGGGCCATGCCGAGGCTGTCCCCCACATAATCCGCTACATCCTGAATTTCAGGCTCCTGATAGTAGTGGGCGATAATCAGGGCGTTCTTTTCTTTTTTGAGTCTTGCAAGGTCGTTCATACTTTTAATGTAATCTTCTTATATCAATGGGTAAAGAGGCCAAAACG
Above is a genomic segment from Deltaproteobacteria bacterium containing:
- the nadA gene encoding quinolinate synthase NadA — encoded protein: MNDLARLKKEKNALIIAHYYQEPEIQDVADYVGDSLGMALYANKQKCKIAVVAGVKFMAETIKVLNPRKKILLPDLNAGCSLADSCTPEIFKYFLSKHPGVFVMTYVNSSLEIKALSDVICTSSNALKIARQIPADQQIIFGPDQHLGRFIMKKLGRPMILFPGNCFVHMSFSAKEMVRLKERYPDSAIIAHPECQEVVLNHAEFVGSTSQLLKFTQESPKKRFIVMTEEGIIHQMKKASPDKEFIPGPDLEGCSCNQCPHMKLNTMEKLIDCLEKEEPEIVIKPQLAKAALKPLQKMVEMTKK